TTTCGCAACACCCGCaacactttttcttctttagttTCACTCAGATTTGCAACAATAATAACTGGTAAAGTTTCAGAAGTTCCCAAATAAGCATACCTCAAATGTGTTGGCAATGGTTTCAGAGTGAGTGTAGGTGCAGTAATCACAGACAATGCAGTCTTAGGAGGTGCCACACCTAGTAGTTCGAACTTGTTCCTTCTCCTCAGGTTGTACGGTTGTGATGCATCTAAATACAAGGCATATTCAGCAACCATTGGGTTGTCATCTTATAAGGTAGCGGCATGGACCAATGTAGATTCCCATGGATGGCTCGGATTCTCCTTTTCAAATGTGTCTATAGCAATTTCATCAACTAATTCAATGCGAAAACAATCATCTACTTCTCTTGGAAATTTCATTAACTTTGAATGTCGTTTTTTCATTCTGAACTCCCAACTCAAAGTTAGTAACCCTTCTTCCACATCAACTAGAGTACGTGAAGTAATCAGAATGGGGGGCCCAAAATTAGCTTTGTATCAGAATCTTCTTCCATATCCAAAACTAGAAAATCAGCCGAAAATATAAGTGTATCAACCTTTACTAGAACATCTTCAATAATTCCGTCTAGATATATGATTGACCTGTCCTCCATCTACAAAGAAACAGTAGTGGATTTAATTTCACCAATACCAATCTTTTTAGCAACAAATAAAGGTAGTAGGTTAATGTTAGAACCCAAATCACATAAAGCTCTTTCAAAGAAATTATTTACAATAGTGCatggaattttaaaattccctCTATCTTTTTGCTATGGTGTAAGCTTCCGTTGTAAGATGGCATTGCATTCTTCGGTGAGTTGGATTTTCTCGTGCTTCCTTTTCTTGGAGAGGATGTCTTTCATGAATTTTGCATAACTTGGCATTTGTTCCAAAGAAATGGCAAAGGGAATGCTTATATGCAACTTTTTGAACATCCTCAAAAATTTCGAAAATTTCccatcaattttatttttcctcaaCCTCTACGGAAAAGGGATTGGTGGGACATATGGCTTCAATGGAGGGGAAGGAGTCGGTAtagaattttcttcttctaggGATTTCTCGACAGTGGCTTCTGGGATGGTGATTGGCAGTGAAATTGCATGCCGCACTTCTGCCGCAGACTTCTcggcttctttttctttttataattcttctttttccaagTCAACCGCAGTATTCACTTGCTTCCCTTTAAGAAGAGTGATTGcctttggattttttgggttaaCTTCGGGTTGGCTTGGCAATACTCCTTGGTTTCTTCCGCTCATTACACTAGCGAATTGGCCTAGTTGCACCTCCAAATTCTAAATAGAAGCATGCTGATTctgaagttgggtttttgtttcaGTCATAAATTGAGTGATAGACATAGTCAACTGAGTAAGCGCATCTTCCaagtttattttcttctcttgaggCGGAAAGCCAGGTGGTGGTCACTACACATTCTGATTATTGCTTCATGAAAAATTTGGACGGTTTCGTCAACCGAGGATGTATGTATTGGAATAAGGATTATTCCTTTGTCGATTAAATTCTGAAACTTGATTGACTTGCTCAGTAGACACGAATGGGTTCTTTGTAGTGCACTCTGAACTCGAATGAGGTCCTGCACAAAATTCAGAACCAAAATTAGTATTAGTGTTCACAGCAATAACACtcaaaaaatcaacttttttagTAAGGTTAGAAATTTGTGCTATTAGCAAAGCCATAACATTAACTTCCAAGACCCCAGCTGGCTTCAGATTCATTCTCTCACTTGGCCATTGGTAACTGTTGGACGCCATGGTCTCCAATAGTTCAAATGCTTCAATAGCCGTTTTTGCCATTAAAGCCCCTTCAGCCAATGGcaaattcagaaatttttcaaaaaaaggcCAATATTTAAAAGGCTAAAagttcaaatacaaaatttagaCAACCAAATTTCTTTagaatttaaacaatactaaTGTTATTGatggaaaataataataataataacagtACAAACAAAACATGGAAAGCCTCTTTGATGCATTTAGTCGAACACATAGTGGGCGCTAGCCAAAGTTTTAAACGGTGAGGAGTAAGCTTTTTGAAATACCAGTTGTTACCTAATAAAACATATCTTCAAGACTAACCCATAGGCTCTTAAATTTGCACTGGAGAAATCTTTAAGAGATTTGGAAAGTGATTTGGAGTTGTGGGTTTTCTAGATGGAAAAGAATCCTAATCTGCCCACATGGTTAATTGATCATGGGataataaaaaggaattttgagCTAGAGGATAATAAGAAGGTTAAAGTAGTAATTTGCTGAGTCATAATTGCATCAATCAATACTGCCCGTTTCATTAAACTCTTTTTGAGTTGAAGGATAACAAAGGTGGCGTCATTTGCGCtgcaaaaaaatgaaaacataaaaacccAAGTCATCTTCCTCGTTTTGAAATCCTTTGCAACACACCTCGGTTACAGAACCTTGGGACCAGCAGAGGTGCATACTCCAGACTCTCCACAGGATTTTCCGGCAAAGGGAGGTGCAACTGCACTTCCTTAAGCCTCTGTAGACTGTGGGTTCACCACTGCCTCCAGCTGCTGCATCAACTAATGTCCTGCTTGTTTGACTCAACCTATTGTAAAAAGTCTAACCAGGTTGGTAGCTTATGGTAAGGACACTTGCGCAATAAATCTTTGAATCGTTCCCAGACTTCATAAAGAGACTCCTTATCATATTAAGTGAACGGCATAATATCTTGCCGGAATTTTGCAATTTTGGTTGGAGGGAAAAACTTCGCAAAGAATTTTTTGAATAAACCATCCCAAACTCCTTCAACTCCTTACACAAATTAGTGTCGAAAAACATCCTGCCATACCAAAAGGGAAATTATACAACAATATCCATTAAGTACAAAAGCTAAAACTAGTGTTAATTTCTATCAAATTCGATTTATGTAAACTACGTCATGCAAATTAATGTGTGCATAGTGCGTAGTTGGAGTTTATCTGAACCACCTCAATATCTCTTCCACACTTGATGTCACCATGTATATACAACAGGCACTTGctttcaaaataaaacaaaacacatGCAACGCCCAAAATCGAAATAAGAAGATAACTCTTGCAAAAGATGAGAAGGCCtctttactctctctctcatctttcAAAGTTTAAGCGGTGAAAGATAAGAAATTATTGTATAATACTGGAATACATTTATGTGGTTTATTTTTGTCGATATGTTATATGGACGACACGTGATATATTTTGTCAACATGTTATACTATGAATGAACGACATAGTTAAGATTTCtcatttttaaagtataattatcaataaatattcatttatattataagATGTGAACAAATATCACATCACCGTGTCCTACactataattaattacttgtGAAAGAGAGTGGAGCAATGAGTTGTGATTATGATTTTGGTTGTTGTGAGGATTCGATCAGTTCTAatccaaaaatgaaataaaataaaatataaaaaaaaccccacattatatatatatattaccgTTATGCCAGCTTTCTACTCTAACCATGTCCATGTCATGATGCACCATTTCATGTGAAATCATATCACCTTTTCCTTTTACAACACCAAAAGAATTATCCCTCTCActcacaaacaaacaaaaacacataCACACAGAGAGAAATTAAGAGATATGAAAAGACAGGATAGTAATCTGCGCTCAGCCTCCTCACGCGGTGAAAATGCAACAGAAAATCTCCACGGAAAGACCATCGGCTGCATGTCCGGCATCGCCCACCTTCTCTCTAAATACCACTCTTCCCGCAAATTCCTCACTTTTGGTttgttccattttttttttcttctttatctatatattttgttcatccatctacctctctctctctctctctctctctctctctctctctctctcatatattttgtaattttatgtttttaattattttcaggGAGAAAGCAAGAGAAGAATGGGGCTGGTTCCTCTTCTAGAATATCAAAGTCCTCGACAGCAATCCAAGCTTCCACACCGCCTATATTAGGTCAAGTAAAAAATGGAGACAAGTCCATTTATCTGCGTAGATTCTCATGCAACGTGCCAAGAAGTCCCACGCTTCCGGCAGAGATCCGGCGCTCCAACTCTGTGGACCCGCCTGAGAACTCCCCAATCCCACCAACCCTAGTTGCGAGGCTGATGGGGTTGGAACAGGCTCTAGCTCCGCAAGTCACGCCAAAGACGGCGGTGCCAGAGCCCACATCCACCAATAAGAGGCAGCAGCTTTTGGGCGCATTGGAGAAGTGTGATGAAGACTTGAAGGCCCTAAAGAAGATCATAGACGCCGTTCGGGCAGCGGAAGGGCTCCGATCACCCGCCTTGGTGAAGCGAATGGAGACCATTGGTGACAAGAAGAAAAGGTTTTATGGTGCAAATTCAAAGTGCTTGGAGTTTGGTACTGAGCATGCGAGTCCGGTGTCCGTTCTTGATGAGTCTACTCGTTCCCCTTTCAGCAACCACCAACACTACAAAAAGCAAGTGTTAAATTACGGTATGTGCCAtgttctctcttttcttccttacaactttttcttttccattttgctTTTGGTACTTATAACCATCTAGCATCTCAGTCTTTAgtctattttttcttatttttaatattatattttagaaGATAGCAATCTTCGGCCCTTAAagctttattatatttatttagtaaATAAGTTACGTATACAAATTCTTTAATGTGTGTGTGTCATCAGGCATGTTTAGCTTGCTCCCTTTCTGCAATATGTGATTAAAGCAATCTTGTTGTTTCCTTATACAAATTGTTTAATGTGTCATAGGCCAAAATGAGCAGAAAAACTTACTTCTAATATGGATATTACGATTTTGCTATTTTCGgccaataacacaatgatacgtgaaaaaattattttacatatCATTGTATTATTAGtcaaaatagcaaaacagtcTTATCCCCATTGTACGAGAATGTTTCTCTAAAATGAAATGTAAACTACCAACCCAAAGACCGAATAtttatcaatattttcataCGGAAATTGCATTCAACTTGAAGTGGGAGCTTGTAGCTTTGCCTTCCTTTATGAcgaaaaatagaaagaaaaaagaaactaataaaacttattataaaataaaataaaaaaggaagttAGAATCTGACAAAACAAGGTCCAAGCAAATGAAGATTTTACACCAAACAGAAGATTAGAAGAAAAAGTCGCCCCTAGGAATGTTTCTTTTGTGTCAAAAGAGAGCATCCCTAGGAAAAAGTCTGCTATGCTCCACCAAAGATTTAGGATTCCAAGTTAACATCTTCCATGTACATGTTGTGGCAATCATAACCATACTAGTATAGTGGGAGACAACCTAATTCATCTCTTCCATCATACTATGTGCAATCATTAATCATCaacactatatatatagattaaccTTAAATCAACTCTGTGAAGAggttgttaaaaaattaaaaaaaattaaaaaattaaaaaataaaaaaataaaaagttgcaACTATTTTGGTTTAAATTGTCATTGGCAACATAAAATTTTACACATCAACCGAGAAACTAGAAAACGCGAAATTAATTCAACTTATAGAACACCCCTTTctatcaataataataataataataatttatagaacaaaaattaaattaaaaaaaattaacaaagaaacttaatttagagatatttagttatatacctATTCTTAGCACTAGTGTTATAGATAAACACtatatcatttaatttctataaacaaacaaacaaaaatctaCTATTGCCAactgtctaatttttttagtttacttAATATACTAATTTTCGGTTTTATCCTTTTGTTTTAAgtgttttaggtttttttgtGAGGTTTTGAGATTGAGCTAGTTTTAAGAAAATCAATGGTAGTTTTGTATATTACAGAAAATTTAAAGCCTTTTCGTTATATTGTAAATAGGTTTTGACTGCATAAAAAATGAATCAAGATGAAGAAAGACAAACCTATTAAGAGCCTAATTAACTTTGCATGGACTATAAATCTGAAATTCCTTCATGATGGAGTCAAAGTGGGTTCAAAAGCAAGAGGAGAGCGAGAGAGACAAatggaaaggaaaggaagacaAACCCTAATGGATTTACCTGGCAAAACCCTCTTTTGCAGGCTGTGGGTTCCATGACCACTTTGTATGGACTAGTATATGTTTAAAGATTTtgaacccccaaaaaaaaaaaaagtatatgcTTAAAGCTACGTCTGGAAAGAAGAACGTGCACAGCGCGTGGGGACAGCCTTGTTGAGGACATCATGCATTATGTAATGATGTACAATTTATGCGTGCATCCCTATGCAATTGCTATGCCTACAGCTAATGGTTATCCAAACCCAGACAATCCTGAACACGCAAGAAGTTTGTAGCTCAAATCGAtaagaatatttatttttacatctAAGATCTTAAGTTTGAGTGCTATAACGAGAGTTCTTTATTTAAGTGTacatttttcaattaatttattgcaagattatttatttattttttactcaaaaaccaaaaaatcattACATTGTTGAATTTTCGTAAGTCATCATGGGTTGCAAGGTGGGGATGGTCCATGGAATTAGTACTCAACAGTGAGCACTTTTGTAATGAGTCTACTCTATTTCATCAATTCTTTTGgttcatgcaattgcacaCGAACATGTGTGTAGTAATATTGGCATGATTTTAAACCGATCGGGCCAGCTTGTTTGACACCGTTAATatattatgtaattttttaaaaatgaatctATGTAAGGCACATAAactgtaatttaatttgaatgcAGGGCGAACACAACCTCAACAACAAAGGAAGAAACCAGGAGAGGAGGACTTCATCAACATCTGTCCAAGTATCATTGACAAAATCACAACCGAATCAGTGGaagcatcatcatcaccattaATATGGAACAGCAATGCCATGCGAGAGAGTGTAGAGGAAGTGTGCAGGGACATTGCTTggggggagaggagaggagagaaattGGAAGAATAGGGTTGGCTTTACAAGACCACATTTACAAAGACTTGATACAAGAGATGGTTACAGAAATGGGATACAGTTATGTGTATTCACTGCCTTTCGAGGCATGTAAGAGAAGACTACGTTTCTAATTGGTGTGTACTACTTGAGTAACATGAATGATTTTTggggattttattattattattagtgttttcttttcctttttggtgaTTAAAATGACTTGGGTAATGCTTTTCAGTTTCAATCATTTggcttttataaaaaataaaaactcaacaaAAAGAATTTCCGTTGCCGGGACTTGAACCCGGGTCTCTCGGGTGAGAGCCGAGTATCCTGACCAACTAGACTACAACGGAACTTGTTATACTCTTCCGCTACAAACGACTTATATGTTTTTGTACGATTGTCCTGTTTTGCTAATGCAGCTTATCTGCTGCTTTGGACAAAGTTTAGGGGATCATATTGTTGTCCGGAGAGCAATCTTATTGGAACCTTGATATCCAAACTTACAAGAAAAACATTCGAGATTTTCCCAACAAGTGTATTAAAAGTAAAAGTAATTTATTGTGCCCGTAATCTTGCCAATCTGTGTGTCATAAAGACTAAGAACACGTTTGAGTTGATGCTGCAATCATTCGCTCTTTGGTAACCCCAGCATTGCACATGTTGGCAAAAACTCGTGTGTATTGCATTCCATAATCCGAGAGTGACCCACAATATTTCTCATAAGTTGTCACCTGCATCAATGAATTAATATCCAAATTAACCAACATATCAAAGAGTCTATATACTACGTTTGTTCATAATTGAAAAAACTTACAAGCATCTTGAAGCAGCTCCAATCATCTACAAGGCTTGGACTCTGAGGTCGAATATTCTTCAAGTCACTCTCACGACCAAACAAACGCCACCGGATTTGATCTACATTGTCGTCGATGCGCTTCCTGCGATCAACCTCAGCACGTAGTTCCTCTCTAGCTTCATGCCTCTCATCAGACCCAATCGGAGCTTTACTCGACTGGATTAATATACAAATAGAGATTACATTTGAGATTTAGAACTAATATAGTAAACCATCAAAGCTGATCAAAGAAGTTAAGATTAGTCAGGAAGATAGAGAGATCAGAGACCTTGACCAAAAAGTGAAAGAGATCTGCATCACGTTGGTTGAAAATGGATCCTAAGAGCGATGGGGACGATTCACTTTGGGTGTAAGAAGTAGAGTTATCATTTGAACCCATGTAAGAGAAGAGTAAATCGTTGGCTTGATTCAGATTTCCATACTGAGTAACATGAGAACCTAGTCCCTCAGTAGTATttcttgttctctttctaaccTGTATCCCATTTGCAAATGTAGCCAACACCAATCAAAGCATCAAtggtgagaaaaaaaaaaaaacacaagtgACATAATTAATGAAGAACTAACTAAAATAAGTACATAATAACATAATCAATATAGCGTATATTACAGTTGTAGcagttaaaaaatatataaaaatatttgtaaGAGGATATTTATAAGTTTCGATATTTTACTGCTTCATATTGCTGTTCAAAAGTTTCTCTCCGCAAATCTTTGATGTCGCTGCTCCCCATGTAcataaaaacaccaaaaatcaTCACAGTTAAAAGGATAAGGATCAATTGAGATAATCAGTAGTTGACTAGAGCAGTTGTGTTCCCCACTTTACACCCGAATTCGAATCCCCCTCCccgtaatttagattagattaatatAGAATATCATTTGTTTGCCTCTTTTAACTAAATAATATTCAGAAAATAGTACGTACCAATCCTCCATCCAAGAAATACTATACAAGTCTCCCAAACAAGTGGTATATCCTGCAGGAGGACCAGGATTAAAACCGGGACAATATGTTCCCCAACTGTTTTCCGTTGCATTTGCTGCTGTGGTCGCATAGATACTTATATTGTTTGGAAGGAGGCCCTCGAACATGCTCCCAGATTCACAAGATTCAAGGTAAAATacctaagttttttttaaagatcaTTAGTTAGAATATAAATCCATTGAAAAAATACCATTTCTTATAGTTATATTTTACCATATCTTTGTAGGACTTGGCTTCATGCTTCTGTTTCAGAACATCCACTAGATCGTTTGCATAAACATAGTCGCCTTCAGGCATCCCTACACCAAAtcattgaaagaaaaaaggtttgTAGGTTGAATATGTATACGTGTGATACATGGGAAGGAGAATTCAAACACAGAATCTCGAGTATAGGAATATAACTGCTCTTAACAACTTTAGCTACAAACTCCATGCTAGAAATTACATTCCTAGATTAACTAATGTAAGTTACTAACCGATTATTCCAGCGGCACCATGGTCTGTATAGTAAATAAAAATGTTGTCATTTGGACCACTGTCTACAACCTTGCCACTGCCCCCGGTGAGAGCAGTTTTATTTCCAAGAATAACGGCATAAAGATTGGCAGCGGTCACATTGGTTCCGGTATAATCCTGCAAAAGCaaagtatatatatgtcaaacAAACTAGTATACTTATTTTAAAACCGAGATTAGGTGCTCAAACGAATCAACACGTAGTACTACATTAACATGTCACGTATTATTACTGTCACACTAaataatttctctttttctcatcgtaatttattaaaatttataaactaaagaaaagtaaagaaaccTTGGGAACTCCTCCGTAAACATCTGGACCATCTGGCTTGTTGATGATGACACCAGGTCTAGGGTTCTGAACATTGAATGCTATGTCATCATACATAAAAACAATAATGTTTTCATCTTTCAAGCCGCCTTTCTTCAATATTTGATATGCATGACATACATCCGCCTGCAATATTTCCAACAAACTTTcttagaaaaaataattagatgTTCCATTTTAATATGAATACACATAAAAATAAGAGGCCTAAAGTGCTAATGAATTATACGGCACTAATCACTTGTTTTGtcttactatatatatatatattggatgAGTAACGTTACCTTGTAAGGCTATGTTGTTATATAAATacacttattttttcaaacCATATGAATCACAACAAAATAAGTTTAGGGCccatttgataaccatttcaattttagtttttagtttttttttagttttttttggtgctagagtatagaggaaaatgagagtgagaatgagagtccggatgagattgagagagaggatgagaggggAGGATGAGAGgaaggagtaacaaaagtgaaataaaaaaacttgaaagtgaaaacaagttgaaatagatttcagtttttagtttttgttttcacttttgttactcctctcTCCCATCCTCTCCTCTCATCTTCCCGCTCAATCCCATctccactctcattctcactctttttcctctatactctagcacaaaaaataaaaaatataaactaaaaatgaaattgaaatggttacggccctaaattttttagtttttgttttcacttttgttattcCTCCCTCCCATCGTCCCCTCTCATCTTCCCCATCAATCACATattcactctcattctcacttccattctccGTCTTTTCCCTCTATAGTagcacaaaaattaaaaaattaaaaactaaaaactaaaattgaaatagttATCAAACGGGCCCTTAGTGAATTGATTATACACCTGATGCCTATAGTTCTGATAACCATATGAACCAGCAACTAGGACTGCCCATCTGGTTCCATTTTGCTCAGTCGCAGTAGATGATGATGAGCCACTGTCAACATGAATGATGAAATCCTCTGGAAATTCTGATGGCATTAACCTGGATGCATTTGCGCAGAGGAACCAGCTGCTTCCACAAATCAGACTTGAGATTGCAATGAATATAAGAAATGTACCACAAAGGTGCCCAGCCATCATGACTTTGCAATGATATTAACAAGtaaaaccaaaccaactaTATATTTGTAGGGTTTCTTAGTTGAAAATGAATGGTTGAGAGACTGAAACTTCGATACAAGATAGAGGTATAAGTTAAGATAATGGATTAAATTAAGTTCAATAAATACAATGCAAACcagatatataatttttttttaatggaaagTTCATCAATTTGTCACGACTATACGTGCAAGGCTTCAAACTTGCACACATCCTCTTCGATTTCCACAATATATATCTGTGTATAATACAAAGCAAAGCTAGCAAGCAATTAGCTTATGCAATAGCCAGCTAGCAGACTAATCTAAGCTAATTTAAAACTAAGCTTTGGCAACCTGTACTTTTTCTAGTCcactaatatatatacaactcatactatttcttttcctCCCATGTTTTTCTCGCCCCATGTTAAAACACTCTGCTTCAAGAAATTTACTTCAAGCTTTAGAAGTATCGCATGAAAAGTGGAAAAGAAAGACGGgaacaagaaggaaaaagaacatGATAAGAAAAGAAACCTATTTTATTATTCCTTTTGATatggttttatttgtttattcaaACTTACAAGTAACGACAATTAGAAGAAATGGAATGATTTCCATTCTCGAGTTTCTCTATGTTTATTTGCATTATTTAATGCGCGGATCTAACTTTAGAAACTTTAATCAAATACCCTACAAATTAGGAATTGGATCAACTAGGAGGGGTAGTTACTGATA
Above is a genomic segment from Prunus dulcis chromosome 7, ALMONDv2, whole genome shotgun sequence containing:
- the LOC117634571 gene encoding uncharacterized protein LOC117634571; the encoded protein is MKRQDSNLRSASSRGENATENLHGKTIGCMSGIAHLLSKYHSSRKFLTFGRKQEKNGAGSSSRISKSSTAIQASTPPILGQVKNGDKSIYLRRFSCNVPRSPTLPAEIRRSNSVDPPENSPIPPTLVARLMGLEQALAPQVTPKTAVPEPTSTNKRQQLLGALEKCDEDLKALKKIIDAVRAAEGLRSPALVKRMETIGDKKKRFYGANSKCLEFGTEHASPVSVLDESTRSPFSNHQHYKKQVLNYGRTQPQQQRKKPGEEDFINICPSIIDKITTESVEASSSPLIWNSNAMRESVEEVCRDIAWGERRGEKLEE
- the LOC117634570 gene encoding vacuolar-processing enzyme-like — protein: MAGHLCGTFLIFIAISSLICGSSWFLCANASRLMPSEFPEDFIIHVDSGSSSSTATEQNGTRWAVLVAGSYGYQNYRHQADVCHAYQILKKGGLKDENIIVFMYDDIAFNVQNPRPGVIINKPDGPDVYGGVPKDYTGTNVTAANLYAVILGNKTALTGGSGKVVDSGPNDNIFIYYTDHGAAGIIGMPEGDYVYANDLVDVLKQKHEAKSYKDMVFYLESCESGSMFEGLLPNNISIYATTAANATENSWGTYCPGFNPGPPAGYTTCLGDLYSISWMEDCDIKDLRRETFEQQYEAVRKRTRNTTEGLGSHVTQYGNLNQANDLLFSYMGSNDNSTSYTQSESSPSLLGSIFNQRDADLFHFLVKSSKAPIGSDERHEAREELRAEVDRRKRIDDNVDQIRWRLFGRESDLKNIRPQSPSLVDDWSCFKMLVTTYEKYCGSLSDYGMQYTRVFANMCNAGVTKERMIAASTQTCS